The following DNA comes from Clavelina lepadiformis unplaced genomic scaffold, kaClaLepa1.1 scaffold_132, whole genome shotgun sequence.
TCATTGCGTTAGGAAGCTTCCTTGTAAAAACACGATTTTCGGCGTGTCCTTTCGGACCCCATGAAGTTTCATGCTGATTTCTGGTTAGATTGAAAACTAATTTGTGCCTGTATTGCATAGAAATAACCGTAAATAAAAACTGAATATAAATAGCGTAATAAAAATTTCGTTTCTTCGTACACACTGAATATGTATAAATATCAATTGCATGTTATAGGCAGAGTTTGTAATCCTTACAATTACAGCAGAAAAAAGTTTCACAATCACGTAAAACAGACTTTTTGTAGCTGAAGGGTTTACAAACTATTAAAACTACTATATGATTACTTACCAACTTGTGCTTCCAGCTTTTTGAACAAAGCAAACAACTAATCGTTGTTGGGGAGCTGCAATCAATTGAATATTGTCATTCCATATCAGCCGAACTTTAGTCTTTTTCTTGCAAACCTAAGAAGAAAGCGCaaatagaaatttaaaaaatttgaactcgTTCCAATGCTTTTCCAATCAAAACAGATAACTTATTTTAGTATACGAAGATAAAGTCCTTTGCTGTATTAAAATTAAGTTTCTTAAGTTGCAAAAATCCAAAAGTACGTTGCTAATCATACTGTAGGTCTagttatttttatattcattGCAAAGTGTGCAACCTTGTTTAGTAGTTCCTTTCTGTTATTATACGTTTTTGAAACTTCGGGTTGAAAGCCTTCTCGCTGCGATGCGTTTGGCATGATTAAATCGACCTGATCTAATGAAAGATGATTACAATTAATTGTTATCTATTAAGATaatgtttagttaagtaaCCTACAGTATATTTTGTTCTTTATAACAAGACAACGGTTAACTACAGTCATATTTcactaaactttttaaaacttacataAAGAACTTGTTAAATATGCAGGTAAAGTGAGTGATTGAAGTTGGTGGATTGAATTATTCCTTTTTTTATGCCAAAAGCGATTTTGTAATGATTCAATTGAGTCGGCTGCAAATACACATATAccactttttcaaatttttcaatgccaGTTTTGAGGTCTGGAatgcttttctttatttacaccatttaaaatttagttattgttttttatattttaccaaTTAATCGCTTGACCAAAGAAGTAAATCTATTATTAAAGCATCTTATGTATAGACATCATACgtattatataaatatgtatTGTATTCATAAGTATACTTTATAATGCAAAAAGAGgtatatgaaatattttgaaggcGGACATTTAATCTAATTTAAATGATCATCCCAGTACtggtacaaaataaaatgcaaacaattaTATAATACTGGCACAaggtttatatttttactcGTGGAAAtatgcaatttatttaataaactAGTTTTAGAAAACtccaaaatatgttttgaataacaattttagaaaataattagtctatttttaaatttttggcGACTCTTTTTGGTTAATGTTTACCTGATAAAGTTTTTCGGCGATTTGAGATAATGGTTTTGTGATCTCTCAAACGATATGGTACTAGtgcattaaatttttgatCGTCGGATCTAGCTGCATAAAAGATCTTTGTCACTATCAAGCATGTCAATAATAGGGCTAAACCAAAACGCCACTTCACTTTACGATAAATGCATTCAACGGTTCTCATTATTGGCCGAAACAGAGGTAAATACTTCAACGCTAGACCGTGGGGAAACATTTCAGTAAcaataattcaaaaaagttttcacgTAAACTTTGACGATTTGTATTGCAGCGTCGCCTGGTCAGCCAGAATCCTATGTCTAATATGAATAAAACAGATCATGAAACccttaaaatataaatcaagtGAATAGTAAGTAGATCTGGGAGACTTCTAGGTAAGCCTATAACTGTGAACTCCATCGCGCACCCTCAACTAcaactcaaaattttatagcatCTAAAGAAATCTTTCTTTAACCCTATCCAAACCGAGCTCGCGACTTtactattttaaatatttgctttacAGCGTTTTAATCTAAAAAACGAAGGTCACTTTGTTTTTGGCTTAGTTTAGTTTCcaagtttttttatatttagtaTAGTCTTGACGTTGGCGTTGTTGGGATGCCAAATTGGCTTACATGAAATATGTCAATACAGAGTGCACTTTCCAACCCTTTGGGCCTGAAACCCAATAGGACGAACATACAGTACAAACATGACACACGTGTGATGTGCAATCAGTTTTTACTTTCGTTAGCTACCGTGTCATGTTGGAAATATTGAAGGTTTTAATACTTCTATTTTATGCTGAGAAGacgaaaaaattttaaacgcATGATTAGTTATGCGGAATCCTATGAATAGCTAATTGCGATAAAGCGGGTAAAATACCATTAAATGAGTAAACCTACTGTGACAACACTGCCCACTGCAACTCGCACACTACTCAACTATATATACTTAAAAAATAACGTTGCAGAATTTTTCTAGATTTGTAGGTAattctaaaattttaaagttatcaGCACTAAGTTTACCCACTACCAATCAATAGCAAGAAACATCACAAATGTATAAAAGCGCATTCATTTGTTGACGAGATCAGTATTTATACTAGCTATTTATACTGGTTTATACTAGTATTTAATAAGTTTAGAGTTAACCAGCTTGAGGTTTGCCAGCTTAATCATTAGACAAAAgctacaatataaaaaattgacGTTGAAGAGCAAATTTAGCTTAATTGTGCCTAAACTAGCAGTCATTGGAGTGActgcttaaatttttttttagtattttgcCGAAAGAACGTTTAATGTCATTTAAACGATAAAATAAGTTGTATATGTTTGTAAGCATATATTAATTTTACCATTTCACTTTAAGTTTTATACGTTTTATATAATGAGCTCAACCTAGCGCTCTAATTCTTAGAAAGTAGTTTTTACACTGCACTAAACCACATGTAATCTGTCTGCACGAGTTCCGTTATTTGGTTCATTCTATAAACTGTCTTGTCTtctttaaaagtttgttaattAAGACTcttttgaaaattgaaattagttACTTTTTCGAACGTGGTTGTATACGTGTCGAGGAAATGGATgcacaaattaaacaaatgcTGCAGTATGCAATTAGGGCAATCTAACAGAAACGTGTAAAGACCTGTTAGCATCAACACGGGAATAATCCCTTTATACCAACCGGGGACAGCAGCCaaatatataactaatatcgATATTTTTGGATAGTTTCAAGATTTCAATTTAGTTTAAccaaaaatcttgaaaaacattGAAGAAGCTGCCCAAAATATGTTGATATGGATTTTTTGTTACATAATTTTAATGATTTCAACGATGTGATTAAGTCGATTAAAATATTGTTGATATTAGTCGATGTCCTTGTACATCGACTGCATCTCATGATGGTTTCGGTATGAAAATTCCCTTGACTACACGTTAGGAAAGTTATTGGGACAACCGCACTACAATAAAAGTAAACTTCAAAGTAAGAGGCAAGAGAAACAGAAGCACCTCCGGCTGAAATTATGAGcgtaatttttagaaaaataaaatcaatgaaTCATGATTTGAATTAATTACTAATTTAATATCAATACACTTTCATGACCTTCCAAGAAACTGTTGAATTCGAATAATTTCAGTTTGACGAATGCTTGTCTGTAATACTTTAAGAAATGAGAGTGCCTCCATCCATTATAAGCGCAACCAATTTTTACTGCACTACGCAATGGCGTATCCTATATCGTTAGAGCGTGTCTCCGACAACATAATATATCCGTTTATCTTTATATACAAATCGTtgtgaatgtttttttttgcagtaTTACACAATCCTTTTGTACGTGCAATATTTCTAAAACTCTCTGTACACCAGCTGATTAAAAGATGTTGTACTGCTGTAGGTGAGGCAGATGCCACATGGGCTTTTTTTACAGCTCTTTATTGCAGCGTTATTCGCTACAGTATCGTTTTACAGTGAATTCTTATCATACCGTTATTTTTCGGCATTGACTGCGGAAAGTAAAAAGTATGGTGCTAACCTTGTTTTATAGCATAACATAACAAGAAATATGCTCACAAACAGTCAATGAACAGGTGACAAAACTCCAGAAGTAAAAGCTACAAGGTGTTAACTAGAGTGGAGCTATGGATGGAGACATTGGAACGATCGAAAATTACCAGATCCAGAATGTGTTTATGTTGACAGAAATAATTACCTAAAGCAAAAACCAAAAAGTAAAATCACAGAAAACATATCGGAATATCAATAGCCTGCCTATCGGCACAGACTGGAGTAAACGAAGAGATTTGCTTGCGAGGACTTGCTGATGTACACATGGatagttaaaataaaactccGCCAAAAGAGACACCATCCCAGCAATTAGAATCCCATTTCTGTAGTCAAAGTGAGGGCACTGCATCAGGGCCCTCGGATGCAGAAAAATCTGTCAATGaatgaatttttataaaaattaaatggaTCTGCGGGCAGCTAAATTAGTGATGGGTTTGTATCACACTTATTCGAATATACAACGAAAATTAAGCCTAGAAAGTATAATTGACTCAACATATTTGACATAATTGATTTAGTCGATTCCTAGTCGTGGGGGATGAGATGAGATGAGATTAAAGATTCTCAATATAATGGGCCAACGGCATTAAAAAAGAGTAGGGTGGCTAGTTCCGtcctctagagtctagaccgCCTATTGCCTTCGGCAATTTTTCTTACTCCTGCCATGTCACCCTGGGTGTTGGTGAGAGTCTGTCTTTTCAATATCCCAGCAACGCGAGATGTGAACCTGTATAAAACGATAACTGTGCGCGAGCGCTTTAACCACTGGGTCATGAGCTCtccaattttgaaatataaaacaGTGCTAAAACTAGGATTTCACCGAAATTAGGTTTACCGAGGCTTTAAGGCTATCGAATCAGGATTAGCATACCAGACaagcattaaaaataattaattctaATCCGCCATTGaagataaaaacacaaattaaatcGGAAAAAGCTTATGATTGAGGAAATGTGAACAATTTTTCATTGCATTCCATGCGATAGTATTTGCTAAACTAAGGTACTCGCTTAATGTGAATTATGCCTTTGTGGTTATAACTTATCATcacttatttaaaatatttgtaaaatatcaaCGAAAGACAATTAAGTTATCTATGTTTTATGTTGTTGAGCTATCCCTAATCCACCACTGCGGCTAAATTCATATTCTTTGGAAATAACTTGGTGTCCTGCCGCTATCTAGCGGACAGGGTGGCGAACGCTACACTAGTACCTACTACCTGACCATCTTGAAGGTCAAGGTCAGTACTTACAAGTATGAATGGCGTTTTGGGACAAAGGGATACTTCTGAAAACCATTCAGTACACACGTTTTCATAGGAAGCAGATgacacaattaaaaataaaacaaatgatttgTTCTTGGACAAGAAAAGAACGCAACCtatgaaaaaatgcaaaagttaaaaatattacatacATGATTTTTTAAGGCTACCACTATTTTACCGGACaaatcgtgcgttcgaagCGATTTTTCACAGCTTCCTGTTAACCTAACTCAATTGTTGTAACGtagtaacctaaacttaacctaaatcttccttTTAGTTTAAATCTAACTCTAAAAAAGCTTaagtagctaaaatcaactgcatacccattctcttAACTTATCCGCCACCTGAGAAACATAATTAAAATACCGTAACTAAAAATATCTTAGCGTCTAATCCTGTCATAATCTTTCTGACCAGCTCTCTCTTAAAGACCCATTTTAACTAGTTTTCCATCAACCATAACATTTGCTTGGtagttgaaaaaaaatgatattgatttaTTACTTTTGTGGTGTAGCTGAAAAGTAGCCCAGAGTTTTTCCAACAGCACCATTTCCAGTTGTTACACACTTTATTCCCTTTCAAAAAGTGTTTAATAAATATAGAAGTTGCTAGATATAGTCATTGTATATTAAGCAAAAC
Coding sequences within:
- the LOC143472646 gene encoding carbohydrate sulfotransferase 14-like → MFPHGLALKYLPLFRPIMRTVECIYRKVKWRFGLALLLTCLIVTKIFYAARSDDQKFNALVPYRLRDHKTIISNRRKTLSADSIESLQNRFWHKKRNNSIHQLQSLTLPAYLTSSLYQVDLIMPNASQREGFQPEVSKTYNNRKELLNKVCKKKTKVRLIWNDNIQLIAAPQQRLVVCFVQKAGSTSWHKLVFNLTRNQHETSWGPKGHAENRVFTRKLPNAMKETLMLSPQATRVISIRHPFARLVSGWNNKFGKKFVSRSGNVMFETMPDLRNYVGLTSQPDENHIISFEDFVQYIADKGLNEVDIHFKAIEELCQPCDFPYDYVVKAETTINDLWWVLQRINATMEGFSSHQIVTKTKKDDRKMIPTTNDLLETGWPIQQIKESIYYLFRRVPRKTIRKLMSLYCKDFLNFGYTFNVDTLEAGGFE